AATGGAGCTTTGTTAAATCATACAGAGAAACAGACTCTTCTTTTATTAAACCTACTGATAATAAATCTTCATTATCATCAAATTATGGTGTCTCAACCGACGCCATTGGCAGTGTTGATCCGACTAAGCGTGCGATTGCGGTGGCGGAAGCAACTGCTGTTGTGGCGGAAGCTGCTATCGCCGCCGCTCAAGCTGCCGCTGCGGTTGTGAAACTCACTTGTAGCGGCAGAGGTACTGCTGCTAGTAACAGTACTAGTGGTGGTGGTGCTGCTGTGATGACGTGGAATGGTGTTGCTGTCAGCTCTTCCTCCGCCTCCTCTGCGGCGGTTGTTAACAGAAGTAGAGCAGAATCCGGCAGCCGAGAAGATTGGGCCGCCGTCGTCATACAATCACATTTCCGGGCTTATCTGGTTAGTtattatataataatatatttggttttaatttttatacaataataATTTAAACAAGACTAAGTTAATACATGAACGCTGTacaatttctttttaaaaattattgtcATTGTAGTTTAGCATAATGATAATAGGTTAGCAACTATTTTAAATAGATTTAAATATACTATATCAATAATGTAATAAATCTTTTACATCAGTGTTATTTAACACTAACAGTGCATAAAGTTTTCTTGATAATTATCTTATAAATCATATGATATTGCAAATAAGGTTAAGCTATGAGTACATATACTTTAAGCTCTAAAAAATTCTTTTTACCTGTGGGACATGCCCTATTTTTCAAGGTTACTAGTTAATGCAAATAGTGTAAATTTTTAAATAAACTAATACCGTAAAAGTTCTTCTTCAATACTTTATTTTAATATTGAGTAAAAACGACGTAGTAGTGGGTGCCGAAGGTTCTGTTGTATAGCAAATGTTGTTTTCCGATGTCCTCTTTTGATGTGTCTTTCCGTTATGAACATACAGACGTAGCTTAAACAGTAACCAATGTATTGTAGTTTCCATTAATCTATTAtgcctatttttttcttttaaaaaagggAATCTTATTTGTTTTGTGGGGTAGGGGGATTAAGGGGGTGGGTGGGTTAAGAGTTAGAACATGGTGAAGGGGAAAGTACGAACTGTGTGGACCTGAAAATCTAATAATGGAAATAGTGTGGTTAGTTTGTAGTTTTCTAGATTCATTTAATTTAAGGAATGGGCTAAAGTGTACTTTTTGCAAAAAATTAATGAAACAAATTTGTGTATTCCAAGATGGGTAGTTTCCTAGTCTGTCTGTCTcttgtttcttttctttcttttactttGATCATATTTTTGTACGTTAGTGCAACTGTGGTGTTTACTGTTACAGCCAGCAGCTAAGGTCACAGGCACTGTTTTATGATGTTAATGTTGCATGTATTTGGTAATGTAGTACTCTTTTATTTGTTATATGATGGAGAACGTTAACTAgattaaataataaaatcaaaAGGTAAAATGTAGAATTAGAATAGGAAAATTAGTGCAAAGTTCGTCCAGACTTTGGTCTGGTAAAAGTGTTACGGGTTTGAGTCATGCATGCAAAAGCATGTGATTTAACCAGAGAAGGGTAGATGGATGGGTTCGTCATCCACCGACTTTCGAACCATATGTCAATGACTTTCTTggttaacaacaacaacaatatactcAGTGTAATCCCACATTATGGGGTGGGGTTTGAGGAGGGTAAAGTGTACGCAGGCTTTACCCCTACCTTTtggaggtagagaggttgttttcgaatGACCTTCGGCTCAAGAAGGTCAATCACTCTCTTTGGTTATCATTGTAAAAAAGAGAAAATTTCTCTTGATGGGAATATGCATGTGTGGTTGAGCCATTAATACACATGCTTTGTTTTGGTGAGTTTTAATTCTTGTTCTGTTATTTGCTTTCcatttttggatatttttagCCCCTTGTAGATGATGACTAGAACCTGAAATTTTCTCTACCTTTGGTAGGCAATGAGAAGTTCTTAGTATTAATATCTCTCAATTAATAGGGTAAGTGTTAGGTAACTTATGTCAGTATAGTTCAACATCATAATTTCTGTGCCCTGAGGCAAAGGTTTAATATTATGAAAGTTCAGCTGTTTTTGTGGACCACTTGGTTAATTAGTTGATAATCCAATATGATGAGAAACAAAtagtatatttttaaatttttcgaGTAGCTGAATTTTTGTTCCCTCCATTTCCAAGAGGATTATATATAGAGGAAAAATAGAAGAGAACTTTTCTATCGTACCATTGCTTTGGCTTTAGAGAGTTGAAGTTAGAAGCTTTTATGGTTTACTTTCCTTTCTTTATTGGAAGGTTTGGTGAATAGTCATATGTCCTTATCTTCTGAAATGTCAGACTTCACTTTAGAAGAAGAGTTCAGGGGTTTGAAAATGAAGTTTTAAGGCGCCATCAcctttgaaaatttcatgcatttgtGTTATGTGGCCCATACCATAAAACATCATCTAAAACTAGTGCATTTGATACTGATATTCAGTTTTGGTACAACCTGAATTTAGTGTCACCTGACAGTAGGTCTTGTCACTGTTATACCTTTCGTTGCCAATTAATTTCATTTAAACAGTATTAGTTTACGAAGTTTATCATTTTTATCTGTAATTTGAAGTCGAGGAGAGCTTTACGAGCGTTAAAGGGACTTGTGAAGCTTCAGGCATTGGTGAGAGGTCATATTGTGAGGCAACAAACTGCTGATTATCTACGGCAAATGCAAGCAATGATCAGAGCTCAGTCGAGGGCTCGTGCTGGGCGATCTCAGGTCTCGGGATCCCCACATTCGAGCACCAAATCTGTTCAGTTTCTTCATGCTGTAAGTGAAAAGATTTTCCTTCCCTCCAATTGTTTAAATTTGAGTATTCTTATTTTCTTAAAGCCTCCTATGCTAAAGTTACAGTCTTTAATACTACTCTAGAAGTTGTACTTTGATAAAGACTATTCTTCATACTTTAAACATCCAACTCCAGTCCCCACACCTTTTTCTCATCTATATTGTAAAAAGATGGCACTCCTTTTTTCCTGATATAGAAGCCACTCTTTTTGGAAAGTGGATAAACATGTCATGTGACACTAACATTCTTTGACATATTGGTGAAAGCTCTAAGCATTTCATGTGGGGATTTTTCTTAAATGAGTTAATTATAATAATGTTTGTAATTAACATAAGTAAAGTTTCCATAACAGTGTATCTTGTCCTAATTAACCTGTGTTACTTTGTTCTGATATACCTATGGTTGATCAAACGTTCGATGACTTGTAGGGTCCTACAACTCCTGAGAAATTCGAGCATGTTATCCGAGCAAGGAGCATGAAGCACGACGAAACATTTATGCTCAAGGtattggctgagtattttatgtTTTGGTAAATGCAGCAACTATTTCTATTATTCACGACTTAACGTCAAGTAAAAATATTGCAGAGGAACACCTCGAAATCAAATTGGAAGGTGATTGATTCGGAAAAGGCACGAATTAGACCCCAAGGATCTTCTGCAAGAACCAATTCTTTCGATGATGAAAAAAGTGACAAGATCCTGGAAATAGATACTGGGAAACAGTATGCCACGCCTAAACAAAGGAACCTCTTTCACTCTTCACATCTTAGCTTGAATTCTGACCAATACAGCTATAGCTTAACAACATCAAAGGAATCAACAGCTCATCAAACAGTTCCCAGTCCATCGTCCTGTGGAAATCAACCCCTGAGCCCGTTGAAGTTCAATGAAGAACTCGAGGAAGCCTGCTTCTGCACTGCTGATAATAGCCCTCAGTTTTACTCGGCTTCTTCAAAAGGCGGTAGTTCAAAGAGAGGACCGTTTACTCCAACTAAGAGCGATGGTTCAAGAAGCTGCTTGAGTGGATACTCCGATCATCCTAACTACATGTCTTACACCGAATCAGCCAAGGCCAAGGTACGTTCAATGAGTGCACCGAAACAAAGGCCTCATTACGAGAGATCAAGCTCAATAAAAAGGTATTCGATTCACGGTTACAGTGAGTCAAGAACCAACTCACAAAAGGGTTCCTTTTATGCCAGCTTCACTGGTAAAGCTTATCCTGGTTCTGGTCGATTGGACCGGCTTGGAATGCCTGTTATTAGGGCAGATCCATCTGGATTCAGTGGTGGTCTTCGGCACAGATATTAAGCTAATTGTAGTTGAAGTTTTCAGTTTAATTCTATAACTGTTCATCAACTCTGATTATGTTAACTGATGTAGCTAATTAATTATGAAATATCCTAATGTCTTACCATAGGAATTTTCCTTGTTGGAACCAGGGTGCTAATGTTAAGCAATTTATGTTTAGTTCTAAATCTTAATTGGAAAAAGATGCAATATCTTGGTTATAGCTCTAACTCTATTTTCTTGTTAGCTTGTATGAAATTGGGTGTTAtcaattttatcatttttgggtgCGGCCCTTCACCGAACTCTGTGTAACTAGGGATGTTTTGTTCACCGGACTGCCATTTTTCTTGGTTGTAAATTAATGTAAACCAAAATGGCGGTCAATTGATTTTTTTGGTTctttacaaacttgtttttagttttataacCCTACATCGTTTTTACACGTAGgagatttattttttaaaaaatattattttttaaaatttaaaattgtaAAAGAGCATGACTGTACAAAAATTCCTTCAAtcacccttaacaaaatatatttatatttaattgttttttttgggggggggggggggattttgaTCTTATTCAACCCTCCAATATGAACTGAATTCATCACTGGCGGTCTGGCACCAGCCTATTTAAGCATATCTTTCATTTTCCCAGGAAGATCTTTATTTGTAATTTAAAACATCAGATTTGTGGGCCTCACATAATTAACAATTTGGAGAGATAAGGGTGTTTTTGGGACCATGAAAGTACTTCGGCGTAGACATGTTCTCAATCTTGATCAAGACTTGCTATTTTCACTCTGCATTGTGTAAATTCCAGCTTTGGCTCTGTATATGATTTTTTCGATTGCAATATTATACTTTTTTAATGTTTTGCATAACTTCTGTGCAGTGACAATATGTATGTTTTTTATATCATCTTCACCTATAACAATAGATAACTTCTCAATATCATAACAATCAGGGGCGAAGCTGCATTGTCCTAAGGATGGTTAATTGACCACATATCGTCGAAAAAATAAACTAcgtatataaataaaatattaaattttagagatatataatatatattgaacATCTTTTGTCGAATAATTTTTTCtacttctttcaagtttgaacacctTTAGAAATATTTCTGGCTTCGTACAGCTATATCAGTTAAATTATAGTGATAGTTTCTGTCACACTAATGGGTAAAACAGAAAGTAGGAGAAAGTCCCTGTTGTAGTTAATGTCGGACAGATAAAATGGTCATTTGCCGGTTTGCTTAAGTTCCTTTGCTCTTAATTCTGTGTTGTAAAGGAACCATGAACCAATCAATTATCATGGCTTTTCAGCCTCTCTTAGAGCCCTTGGACGTAAGAAAGTTTTcccttttttcttattttttttttatttttttcgaaatcagcatttgttcataaatttttttaattttcacttgaaaatacattttgaaaattttcaaaattttataaATTCCAAAaagttgttttcaaaattttcactcaaatcacttacaaaacttcaaaaacaacccaaaattatattcatgtccaaacacaactctaaatttcaaataacattttcaataaaaaaaatttcctcctattttgaaattttactgttcttatatccaaacgcccacttagtaGTAAATTAAATGTCCACTTTTATTCTTTCAACCAACAActatgaattttaaaaatttgaattttctGTACTTAGTGCATTAGATGATCTAGACTTGACACTTGAGTTGCATTTGAGTAGCTAAGGTCTTTAATGTCTTTTAGATGAATAGGCTCAAATTATTGCTTTCAAAGAACATCAATAGGGAACATAATCTTCACATATTAAACACTCAATTTGTATTCTATTGTAGAAAAACAAGTGCATTTGACTTTTAAATCGCAAGCCATTCTGTTTGCTAATTCATTATCATTGTCATAGAGTAAAATTGTATTTTTTTTGCCTTTTCGTTCGTAGGAAATAGATCATCTATGAAATGATACATTTGTCCTTGAACTCTAAAAATATAAATACCATGATTTCTTCTCGCTAAATCTTTGTCGTAGCTCACACCAAGTGATGTAAATGCAAAGGTATTATTGTAATTTCTAATGTATGTGCAAAATCGTTTAAATTCCTCAGTATTTCCTACATATAAATCACGCAATTCTGTGGGCATTTTGTGTGTAGTTAAGCTAACTGAACCATTGCGACAACAAAATGTAGGAGGTTCAAACTGAAATTTCTTAGCTCGACAGAACTTAAAATGGGAAATTACTTTTAGTGGGACATATTCTGATTGCATTTGGCTAATGGTTATATTGCCTTTTTTTATTTACGTTTGGACCTGCAACTACCAAAACGTCAGAATAAATGAATGGAGAAGCAAAGCCAGATTGGTAAGAAATAGTACTGCAATATACACCAACCTTTATTCAGAATAGTGTAAGAATTCTGATTTTATTCATTAGCCGTACCAGACGTTGACCCTAGTAGCAGATAATTTTAGAATAAATATAAGTAAATATTTTCTCAGTTAAAAAATGGTAAAAACTTTTTGCGTAGAGGATTGTACTTGCCTACTTCAAATATTGAGGATGGGTGGGCAGAATTTTGTTGCCCTGTCATAGTGGGCTGCCAACGTAGTGGCGCGATGCATAATAGCTAATAATTGCGATACAAAATGTGGCTAATGTCATAGTATAACTAAATAAGCTTGACGAAGTAAGCGTATTTATCGGCAGATATATACGAACATGTAGAAAATTCTACACAAAGACAGAAAACACATATGCTTAGTATTCTAACCTGTTGCAGATGACACTGCAGATGCAGTAAATTGTTTTGCTCGTAGTCGGCGTTTTAGCAGTAGAGCTTGTTTTTCGGTGGATGCCATTTGCTTATATTTCTCACGCCGTCTGAAATTCATTTCTGCGTTTCGTTCTGCCGAGTAGGAAGAACTGTTTTTGTTCTGAGAATGCATATGTTTCAATGTAGTTTCTACCTCTAATTATCCGTAGTTGAGGCCGAGTTTGATAAGAATCAATATCCACCACATGCAGAAGAGAATAAATATTCTAAAGTGCAAAAATAAGCATATAACAACATTTCTAATATTTGGTAACTCTTCATTTTGACAAGAAATAGTTTGTGTATGAGCTCTAGTTGCAGGCATAATTTTTTTAATTCCTCAATGCCACCCCCCTTGACCATATGGAAATAGTAATGGATACTGTAAAGGATCATAACATCCATAATAATAATTTACTAATTGTGATCTGTTACTGCTAGTATAAATTCGAATATGAGGTGCTTGAACAACATTACTACTATTTTCTTCAACCCATATTGCAGCAACTTCTGATGTAGTAGGGAGATTATATATTCGTTGATCCAAGCCTGCATCACATTTAAGCGCAATATAGAAGTTCGGCAGGTTTGGAACATCATCCAACGATCTTAAAAAAATAGAATATGGATTATTTCCCAGCAAGTCCATCAGATTTCTAATTATACTTGCATCAATCCTATCGGAACAAGCCATTCTGTTTGCTAATTCATTATCATTGTCATAGAGTAAAATTGTATTTTTTTTGCCTTTTCGTTCGTAGGAAATAGATCATCTATGAAATGATACATTTGTCCTTGAACTCTAAAAATATAAATACCATGATTTCTTCTCGCTAAATCTTTGTCGTAGCTCACACCAAGTGATGTAAATGCAAAGGTATTATTGTAATTTCTAATGTATGTGCAAAATCGTTTAAATTCCTCAGTATTTCCTACATATAAATCACGCAATTCTGTGGGCATTTTGTGTGTAGTTAAGCTAACTGAACCATTGCGACAACAAAATGTAGGAGGTTCAAACTGAAATTTCTTAGCTCGACAGAACTTAAAATGGGAAATTACTTTTAGTGGGACATATTCTGATTGCATTTGGCTAATGGTTATATTGCCTTTTTTTATTTACGTTTGGACCTGCAACTACCAAAACGTCAGAATAAATGAATGGAGAAGCAAAGCCAGATTGGTAAGAAATAGTACTGCAATATACACCAACCTTTATTCAGAATAGTGTAAGAATTCTGATTTTATTCATTAGCCGTACCAGACGTTGACCCTAGTAGCAGATAATTTTAGAATAAATATAAGTAAATATTTTCTCAGTTAAAAAATGGTAAAAACTTTTTGCGTAGAGGATTGTACTTGCCTACTTCAAATATTGAGGATGGGTGGGCAGAATTTTGTTGCCCTGTCATAGTGGGCTGCCAACGTAGTGGCGCGATGCATAATAGCTAATAATTGCGATACAAAATGTGGCTAATGTCATAGTATAACTAAATAAGCTTGACGAAGTAAGCGTATTTATCGGCAGATATATACGAACATGTAGAAAATTCTACACAAAGACAGAAAACACATATGCTTAGTATTCTAACCTGTTGCAGATGACACTGCAGATGCAGTAAATTGTTTTGCTCGTAGTCGGCGTTTTAGCAGTAGAGCTTGTTTTTCGGTGGATGCCATTTGCTTATATTTCTCACGCCGTCTGAAATTCATTTCTGCGTTTCGTTCTGCCGAGTAGGAAGAACTGTTTTTGTTCTGAGAATGCATATGTTTCAATGTAGTTTCTACCTCTAATTATCCGTAGTTGAGGCCGAGTTTGATAAGAATCAATATCCACCACATGCAGAAGAGAATAAATATTCTAAAGTGCAAAAATAAGCATATAACAACATTTCTAATATTTGGTAACTCTTCATTTTGACAAGAAATAGTTTGTGTATGAGCTCTAGTTGCAGGCATAATTTTTTTAATTCCTCAATGCCACCCCCCTTGACCATATGGAAATAGTAATGGATACTGTAAAGGATCATAACATCCATAATAATAATTTACTAATTGTGATCTGTTACTGCTAGTATAAATTCGAATATGAGGTGCTTGAACAACATTACTACTATTTTCTTCAACCCATATTGCAGCAACTTCTGATGTAGTAGGGAGATTATATATTCGTTGATCCAAGCCTGCATCACATTTAAGCGCAATATAGAAGTTCGGCAGGTTTGGAACATCAACCAACGATCTTAAAAAAATAGAATATGGATTATTTCCCAGCAAGTCCATCAGATTTCTAATTATACTTGCATCAATCCTATCGGAACAAGCCATTCTGTTTGCTAATTCATTATCATTGTCATAGAGTAAAATTGTATTTTTTTTGCCTTTTCGTTCGTAGGAAATAGATCATCTATGAAATGATACATTTGTCCTTGAACTCTAAAAATATAAATACCATGATTTCTTCTCGCTAAATCTTTGTCGTAGCTCACACCAAGTGATGTAAATGCAAAGGTATTATTGTAATTTCTAATGTATGTGCAAAATCGTTTAAATTCCTCAGTATTTCCTACATATAAATCACGCAATTCTGTGGGCATTTTGTGTGTAGTTAAGCTAACTGAACCATTGCGACAACAAAATGTAGGAGGTTCAAACTGAAATTTCTTAGCTCGACAGAACTTAAAATGGGAAATTACTTTTAGTGGGACATATTCTGATTGCATTTGGCTAATGGTTATATTGCCTTTTTTTATTTACGTTTGGACCTGCAACTACCAAAACGTCAGAATAAATGAATGGAGAAGCAAAGCCAGATTGGTAAGAAATAGTACTGCAATATACACCAACCTTTATTCAGAATAGTGTAAGAATTCTGATTTTATTCATTAGCCGTACCAGACGTTGACCCTAGTAGCAGATAATTTTAGAATAAATATAAGTAAATATTTTCTCAGTTAAAAAATGGTAAAAACTTTTTGCGTAGAGGATTGTACTTGCCTACTTCAAATATTGAGGATGGGTGGGCAGAATTTTGTTGCCCTGTCATAGTGGGCTGCCAACGTAGTGGCGCGATGCATAATAGCTAATAATTGCGATACAAAATGTGGCTAATGTCATAGTATAACTAAATAAGCTTGACGAAGTAAGCGTATTTATCGGCAGATATATACGAACATGTAGAAAATTCTACACAAAGACAGAAAACACATATGCTTAGTATTCTAACCTGTTGCAGATGACACTGCAGATGCAGTAAATTGTTTTGCTCGTAGTCGGCGTTTTAGCAGTAGAGCTTGTTTTTCGGTGGATGCCATTTGCTTATATTTCTCACGCCGTCTGAAATTCATTTCTGCGTTTCGTTCTGCCGAGTAGGAAGAACTGTTTTTGTTCTGAGAATGCATATGTTTCAATGTAGTTTCTACCTCTAATTATCCGTAGTTGAGGCCGAGTTTGATAAGAATCAATATCCACCACATGCAGAAGAGAATAAATATTCTAAAGTGCAAAAATAAGCATATAACAACATTTCTAATATTTGGTAACTCTTCATTTTGACAAGAAATAGTTTGTGTATGAGCTCTAGTTGCAGGCATAATTTTTTTAATTCCTCAATGCCACCCCCCTTGACCATATGGAAATAGTAATGGATACTGTAAAGGATCATAACATCCATAATAATAATTTACTAATTGTGATCTGTTACTGCTAGTATAAATTCGAATATGAGGTGCTTGAACAACATTACTACTATTTTCTTCAACCCATATTGCAGCAACTTCTGATGTAGTAGGGAGATTATATATTCGTTGATCCAAGCCTGCATCACATTTAAGCGCAATATAGAAGTTCGGCAGGTTTGGAACATCATCCAACGATCTTAAAAAAATAGAATATGGATTATTTCCCAGCAAGTCCATCAGATTTCTAATTATACTTGCATCAATCCTATCGGAACAAGCCATTCTGTTTGCTAATTCATTATCATTGTCATAGAGTAAAATTGTATTTTTTTTGCCTTTTCGTTCGTAGGAAATAGATCATCTATGAAATGATACATTTGTCCTTGAACTCTAAAAATATAAATACCATGATTTCTTCTCGCTAAATCTTTGTCGTAGCTCACACCAAGTGATGTAAATGCAAAGGTATTATTGTAATTTCTAATGTATGTGCAAAATCGTTTAAATTCCTCAGTATTTCCTACATATAAATCACGCAATTCTGTGGGCATTTTGTGTGTAGTTAAGCTAACTGAACCATTGCGACAACAAAATGTAGGAGGTTCAAACTGAAATTTCTTAGCTCGACAGAACTTAAAATGGGAAATTACTTTTAGTGGGACATATTCTGATTGCATTTGGCTAATGGTTATATTGCCTTTTTTTATTTACGTTTGGACCTGCAACTACCAAAACGTCAGAATAAATGAATGGAGAAGCAAAGCCAGATTGGTAAGAAATAGTACTGCAATATACACCAACCTTTATTCAGAATAGTGTAAGAATTCTGATTTTATTCATTAGCCGTACCAGACGTTGACCCTAGTAGCAGATAATTTTAGAATAAATATAAGTAAATATTTTCTCAGTTAAAAAATGGTAAAAACTTTTTGCGTAGAGGATTGTACTTGCCTACTTCAAATATTGAGGATGGGTGGGCAGAATTTTGTTGCCCTGTCATAGTGGGCTGCCAACGTAGTGGCGCGATGCATAATAGCTAATAATTGCGATACAAAATGTGGCTAATGTCATAGTATAACTAAATAAGCTTGACGAAGTAAGCGTATTTATCGGCAGATATATACGAACATGTAGAAAATTCTACACAAAGACAGAAAACACATATGCTTAGTATTCTAACCTGTTGCAGATGACACTGCAGATGCAGTAAATTGTTTTGCTCGTAGTCGGCGTTTTAGCAGTAGAGCTTGTTTTTCGGTGGATGCCATTTGCTTATATTTCTCACGCCGTCTGAAATTCATTTCTGCGTTTCGTTCTGCCGAGTAGGAAGAACTGTTTTTGTTCTGAGAATGCATATGTTTCAATGTAGTTTCTACCTCTAATTATCCGTAGTTGAGGCCGAGTTTGATAAGAATCAATATCCACCACATGCAGAAGAGAATAAATATTCTAAAGTGCAAAAATAAGCATATAACAACATTTCTAATATTTGGTAACTCTTCATTTTGACAAGAAATAGTTTGTGTATGAGCTCTAGTTGCAGGCATAATTTTTTTAATTCCTCAATGCCACCCCCCTTGACCATATGGAAATAGTAATGGATACTGTAAAGGATCATAACATCCATAATAATAATTTACTAATTGTGATCTGTTACTGCTAGTATAAATTCGAATATGAGGTGCTTGAACAACATTACTACTATTTTCTTCAACCCATATTGCAGCAACTTCTGATGTAGTAGGGAGATTATATATTCGTTGATCCAAGCCTGCATCACATTTAAGCGCAATATAGAAGTTCGGCAGGTTTGGAACATCATCCAACGATCTTAAAAAAATAGAATATGGATTATTTCCCAGCAAGTCCATCAGATTTCTAATTATACTTGCATCAATCCTATCGGAACAAGCCATTCTGTTTGCTAATTCATTATCATTGTCATAGAGTAAAATTGTATTTTTTTTGCCTTTTCGTTCGTAGGAAATAGATCATCTATGAAATGATACATTTGTCCTTGAACTCTAAAAATATAAATACCATGATTTCTTCTCGCTAAATCTTTGTCGTAGCTCACACCAAGTGATGTAAATGCAAAGGTATTATTGTAATTTCTAATGTATGTGCAAAATCGTTTAAATTCCTCAGTATTTCCTACATATAAATCACGCAATTCTGTGGGCATTTTGTGTGTAGTTAAGCTAACTGAACCATTGCGACAACAAAATGTAGGAGGTTCAAACTGAAATTTCTTAGCTCGACAGAACTTAAAATGGGAAATTACTTTTAGTGGGACATATTCTGATTGCATTTGGCTAATGGTTATATTGCCTTTTTTTATTTACGTTTGGACCTGCAACTA
The DNA window shown above is from Nicotiana tomentosiformis chromosome 8, ASM39032v3, whole genome shotgun sequence and carries:
- the LOC104120615 gene encoding protein IQ-DOMAIN 22, whose protein sequence is MGKASKWFRGLLGLKKTDPSSSSSKQNNPNPNPTKPTKKKWSFVKSYRETDSSFIKPTDNKSSLSSNYGVSTDAIGSVDPTKRAIAVAEATAVVAEAAIAAAQAAAAVVKLTCSGRGTAASNSTSGGGAAVMTWNGVAVSSSSASSAAVVNRSRAESGSREDWAAVVIQSHFRAYLSRRALRALKGLVKLQALVRGHIVRQQTADYLRQMQAMIRAQSRARAGRSQVSGSPHSSTKSVQFLHAGPTTPEKFEHVIRARSMKHDETFMLKRNTSKSNWKVIDSEKARIRPQGSSARTNSFDDEKSDKILEIDTGKQYATPKQRNLFHSSHLSLNSDQYSYSLTTSKESTAHQTVPSPSSCGNQPLSPLKFNEELEEACFCTADNSPQFYSASSKGGSSKRGPFTPTKSDGSRSCLSGYSDHPNYMSYTESAKAKVRSMSAPKQRPHYERSSSIKRYSIHGYSESRTNSQKGSFYASFTGKAYPGSGRLDRLGMPVIRADPSGFSGGLRHRY